GGAGGCGGCCACGGCGACCGTGGAGCGCATCTTCCCCCGCCGGGGTCTCCACATGCTCCCGGCGCTCCGCCTGGCCACTCGCTACCCCTTCGGGATTTTCGCCAAGAGCGCCCCCGCCGCGCCGCAGCGGCCGATCCTGGTCTACCCGGCCCTGGCTCCCCAGGCGACAACGCCGGCGCTGGAGACGGGGGACCAGCAGACGGCCCGGCGGCGGGGAGCCGGCAGCGAGCTCTTCGACATCCGTCCGTACCGGCCGGGAGAGGACATGCGCCTCATCCACTGGCCGGTCACGGCCAAGGCGGGCCGCCTGATGCTGCGGGAGACCGCGGGGGAGACCGGGGGGCGCCTCACCATCATCCTGGAGCGGGCTGCCGGCGCCAGCGTGGAGTCGGTGGAGGCAGACGTGAGCCGGGCGGCGGGGGCGGCCGTGGAGGCCTGCGCCCGGGGGGCGGCGGTCCGGCTCCTGGCCGGCCGGCGCCAGGTGTCCTGGGGAACGGGGGAGCGCCATGCGGACCGGATCCTGCGGGAGCTGGCCCTCCTCGACCCCGCGGGGGACGGCCTCCCCGCGGCGGGGGAAACCCGCGTCCCGGGGGAGCGAGGCGGAACGCTGCGGCTCGCCCTCGGGGCCGGCCGGCCCGGAGCGGAGGGACGATGACCTTCGGCTCCGCCCTCAAGTTGGTCCTCTTCCTGCTCGCCGGCGACGGCCTGCTCGCCCTCTGGCTCACGGGGGAGCTCCCACCCCCCCTGGCCGCCGCGGCAGGGCTGCTCCTCCTCCTTGGCTGGTGGGCCGAGCCGCTCCGGAGCCGCGGCCTCCCCCCCACCCCCCTCCTCGCGGCGATCCCCGGCCTGCTCGCCATCGGGGCAATCCTCGATTTCCTGTTCGCGGCCGAGGCCCTCCTCATTGTGGCCGTCCGCCTCCTCCTCGGCCTCACCCTCTACACCTGCTGGACGATGCGGACACCGCAGGATCGGTGGCGGCTCGCCCTCCTGAGTCTGATGGCGGTGGTCGCGGCGGCGGGTCTCACGACCCGGCCGGCCTTCCTCGCCGCCTTCGCCGCAGCCGGCCTGCTCAGCGTCTGGGTCCTCGCCCTCCTGCATCTCGAAGGGGCAGCTCCCCCGGCGGCGGGCCTCTGGGCGCGCCGCGACGTGGCGACGGCCGGCTTCTTCCTGGGGACCGGCCTGCTTGCCTTCACTGCCTTCGCCCTCACCGCCCTGTTCTTTGTGCTCCTCCCGCGCCTGGGGGGGAGCCTCGCCCTCGGACCGGGCGGAGGGGCGAGCGCCACCGGCTTCGCCGAGCGCGTCACGCTCGGGACATTCGGCCGCCTCACCCAGGACGAGACGGTGATCCTCCGAGTGGCCTTCCCCGAGGGCCGGCCGGGGGGGCGGATCTACTGGCGGGGACTCGCTCTCGACACGTTTGACGGGGAGGGCTGGGACCAACGCGACGCCCGGCGAATGCCGCTCGCCAGGCTCCCGAATGGCTTCACCCCGGTCGCGCGCCCCCGCTCGCGTCGGCTCCTCCGCCAGGAGATCTCGCGGGAGGCGCTGGACACCCGGGTCCTGTTCGGCGCGGGCTGGCCGGTGGCACTGTCCGGCCTCCCTCCGGGCCTGAGCCAGGACACGGGGGGCGCCCTCTACCTGCCCGCGGGGCGCGCCGTCCCGATTCAGTACGTGGT
The DNA window shown above is from Candidatus Methylomirabilis sp. and carries:
- a CDS encoding DUF58 domain-containing protein, which produces MRFGSFPRALHPTQEGWGFLGLTVLLGVAALNSGNNLLYLAVALFLSLIVLSGLLSEQGFRKVRVSVRLPRRCFAGTPAPVRVTVQNGKRRLPSYALQLRLAGQAGGPQLLRLGPGEAATATVERIFPRRGLHMLPALRLATRYPFGIFAKSAPAAPQRPILVYPALAPQATTPALETGDQQTARRRGAGSELFDIRPYRPGEDMRLIHWPVTAKAGRLMLRETAGETGGRLTIILERAAGASVESVEADVSRAAGAAVEACARGAAVRLLAGRRQVSWGTGERHADRILRELALLDPAGDGLPAAGETRVPGERGGTLRLALGAGRPGAEGR